The sequence ACTGGAGTGCGAGGTCATGGCGCTGGAGCAGCGGATCGAGATCGAACACGTGCCCGAAGTGCGAGTCCGGGAACTTGAAGGCATGATAATCGTGATTACCCACGACAAAGGTGACGTTTATGCGCGGCTCGAGGCTCATGAGCTTCTCCATTACATCGGTATTATCGAGCGAAGCGACGATGAGTCACATAATAATATTTCTTTTCTGGTGCTTTGGACTTTAACCAAAATATTAATTCTATCTATGACCAACCATTACTATAGTTACTATGATCATTTACGACTTCGAAATAGATGATCAGCTCGTCATGGAAAACATGATGGGGCCTAATGCAATTCGAATAGTGGAAGAGATGACGAGGTCTCTTGACCTGAAAGAAGGCATGAGGGTTCTCGATCTCGGTTGCGGAAAGGGTTTGACATCGATCTTCCTCGCAAGAAAATTCGGTGTAACCGTATATGCAACGGACCTCTGGATAAGTGCCACAGAAAACTATCAGAGGTTCAAGGACCTGGGACTCGAGGACCTGATAATCCCCATTCATGCGGAGGCCCATGACCTGCCCTATGCCGAGGAATTCTTCGATATCATCATCAGTGTGGATTCGTTCCATTACTTCGGTCACGAGGAAGGGTATCTAGACAAACATCTGGCACCTTTGTTGAAGAAGGGAGGTCAGATACTGGTGGGAGTTCCCGGGCTCAAGAAGGAGTTCAACGGGAACATTCCGGAGGAGATGAGACCATTCTATCAGGATGATTACAATTTCCATACCGGTGAATGGTGGACTGCATTGTGGGAGGACTCGGAACTTGTTGAAGGGGTCTATTCGAAAGAATTGGATTGCCATGAACAGGCATGGGTTGAATGGCTCTCCTGTGACCATGAATATGCAAAGCGGGACAGTGCAATGATGGAAGCAGAAGGCGGTAAATATTACGCAACCGTATACATAAGATCCTCGAGGAAATGATATCATCAGATTTGATGGCAAAGAACTATTTGAAATGGATAAACACCCCTCTGCTCTTCCCACAGCGTTCCGCGCATATATGACGTTTTCACCGTAGCGATAGCGGAGGTGAAAATGTGGCGAAGCCCGGAGCGACCATCGGGAGCGTAGCATATATGCGCTGTTGTGCGATGGGCAGAGCGG is a genomic window of Methanomicrobia archaeon containing:
- a CDS encoding methyltransferase domain-containing protein; translation: MMGPNAIRIVEEMTRSLDLKEGMRVLDLGCGKGLTSIFLARKFGVTVYATDLWISATENYQRFKDLGLEDLIIPIHAEAHDLPYAEEFFDIIISVDSFHYFGHEEGYLDKHLAPLLKKGGQILVGVPGLKKEFNGNIPEEMRPFYQDDYNFHTGEWWTALWEDSELVEGVYSKELDCHEQAWVEWLSCDHEYAKRDSAMMEAEGGKYYATVYIRSSRK